A genomic stretch from Mycobacterium cookii includes:
- a CDS encoding MMPL family transporter, with protein sequence MDWLARVQTARRGGAVLLIVAFSMIGALFALLPKSMPDAVPPQGGPPAAESTKVAALLKDFPDADQTAALLVFATSDGPQREVLTGPQRAAVDQRATALAGYSTVPQAVRPRFSTDGTTALITVPVRAQSGTTAIVNQADSLRQTARQGLPGGLRAWLTGPVGFQGDTITAFAGADVRLLVITASVVAVLLIVTYRSPVLWTVPLAVVAVADGLARFVVAALADSYGLSVDASILGILSVLVFGAGTNYALLLIARYREELLAEPDTRRAMRTAVVAAGPAIVASAGTVALSLLMLLFATLAGNRALGAACSIGIVIALLMVLGVLPAALVVCGRKVFWPFIPHYLEPEDRGEGGHAIWGRIGSAVQRRPWQIGGAAVLLIVLLSAGLSGATIGLSQTDQFVGHPESVRAQHLVAETFPAESGPQLVVLAHDADAADAVGIAESVEGVRSARVAGNANGWTKIDVAAAGTPQSDAAFATVKALRAAYASRGHALVGGPDAAALDQHDAAARDRVVIIPLILTVVAVVLLVLLRSLVAPLCLIVTVIATYVASLGCGNWLFQHVFGFRAFDTPVLLYAFLFLVALGVDYNIFLATRAREQRLDLGAREAMRYALTRTGGVITSAGILLAAVFVVLGVLPVVALAQIGTIVCIGVLLDTLVVRTLLVPALASVLGERFWWPAARAATRSTSH encoded by the coding sequence GTGGACTGGTTGGCGCGGGTGCAGACCGCTCGGCGCGGCGGTGCGGTCTTGCTGATCGTGGCGTTCTCGATGATCGGAGCGCTGTTCGCGCTGCTGCCGAAGTCGATGCCCGACGCCGTGCCGCCGCAGGGCGGGCCCCCGGCGGCTGAGTCGACAAAGGTGGCGGCCCTACTCAAGGACTTTCCGGACGCCGATCAGACCGCCGCACTGCTCGTGTTCGCCACCTCCGACGGCCCGCAGCGCGAGGTGCTGACCGGCCCGCAGCGTGCGGCCGTCGATCAGCGCGCCACCGCCCTCGCCGGGTATTCGACGGTCCCGCAGGCGGTGCGGCCACGATTCAGCACGGACGGGACGACGGCCTTGATCACCGTCCCGGTGCGGGCGCAGTCCGGCACGACGGCGATCGTGAACCAGGCCGACTCGTTGCGGCAGACGGCGAGGCAAGGTCTGCCGGGCGGTCTGCGGGCGTGGCTGACCGGTCCGGTCGGTTTTCAAGGCGACACCATCACGGCGTTCGCCGGGGCGGATGTACGCCTGTTGGTGATAACGGCCTCGGTGGTGGCGGTGCTGTTGATCGTCACCTATCGCAGCCCGGTGTTGTGGACGGTGCCCCTGGCGGTGGTGGCTGTCGCCGACGGACTGGCGCGCTTTGTGGTGGCCGCCCTCGCGGACTCCTACGGTCTGTCGGTCGATGCGTCCATTCTCGGAATCTTGTCGGTGCTGGTATTCGGCGCCGGGACGAATTACGCGCTGTTGCTGATCGCCCGCTATCGCGAAGAGTTACTCGCCGAACCCGACACCCGGCGAGCCATGCGCACCGCAGTCGTGGCGGCCGGCCCGGCGATTGTCGCTTCGGCCGGCACTGTGGCGCTGAGCCTGCTGATGCTGCTGTTCGCCACGCTTGCCGGAAACCGGGCACTCGGGGCGGCGTGCTCGATCGGCATCGTCATCGCTCTGCTGATGGTGCTGGGGGTTCTTCCCGCGGCGCTGGTGGTATGTGGCCGAAAAGTGTTCTGGCCCTTCATTCCTCACTACCTGGAGCCGGAGGATCGCGGCGAGGGTGGGCACGCGATCTGGGGTCGGATCGGCTCGGCGGTTCAGCGCAGGCCGTGGCAGATAGGCGGGGCCGCGGTGCTGTTGATCGTGCTCCTGAGTGCCGGCCTGAGTGGCGCGACGATAGGTCTGAGCCAGACCGATCAATTCGTCGGACATCCCGAGTCGGTGCGAGCCCAGCATCTGGTGGCCGAGACCTTCCCGGCCGAATCAGGGCCGCAACTGGTGGTCCTCGCGCACGACGCCGACGCCGCAGACGCGGTCGGGATCGCCGAGTCGGTCGAGGGCGTGAGATCCGCGCGCGTTGCCGGCAACGCGAACGGATGGACGAAGATCGACGTTGCCGCCGCCGGCACGCCGCAAAGCGACGCGGCGTTCGCGACGGTCAAGGCACTGCGAGCGGCCTACGCCAGTCGCGGGCATGCGTTGGTGGGCGGGCCGGACGCCGCCGCGCTCGACCAACACGACGCCGCAGCGCGTGACCGCGTGGTCATCATCCCGCTCATCTTGACCGTCGTCGCGGTGGTTCTCCTGGTCCTGTTGCGGTCCTTGGTTGCACCGCTGTGCTTGATCGTCACCGTCATCGCGACCTATGTGGCAAGCCTGGGTTGTGGCAACTGGCTGTTTCAGCACGTCTTCGGATTCCGGGCGTTCGACACCCCAGTCTTGCTCTATGCGTTTCTGTTCCTCGTCGCGCTCGGCGTCGACTACAACATCTTCCTGGCCACCCGCGCCCGCGAACAGCGCCTCGACCTCGGTGCCCGAGAAGCCATGCGATACGCATTGACCCGCACCGGCGGCGTCATCACCAGCGCAGGGATCCTGCTGGCCGCGGTGTTCGTCGTGCTGGGCGTCCTGCCGGTCGTGGCGCTGGCCCAGATCGGGACGATCGTGTGTATCGGCGTGCTGCTGGACACCCTCGTGGTGCGCACGCTGCTGGTTCCGGCGCTTGCGTCCGTTCTCGGCGAACGCTTCTGGTGGCCTGCGGCCCGGGCTGCCACGAGATCCACGTCACACTGA